The Mustela nigripes isolate SB6536 chromosome 6, MUSNIG.SB6536, whole genome shotgun sequence DNA window GCGGCCCGAAGAGCAGCACGGTCCGCGGCGGGCGCGGGCTGCCGGCGTAGGCGGGCGGCCTGAGGAGAGGCCACACCAACTCCTCCTCCAGCGCTGCCTTGAGCGTGCCCTGGCCCGCCACGTCTGCCCACTGCACCGGGGGTCCGCAGTCTAGCATCTTGCTCGTCACCAGCTCCAGGGCCCCCGGGTCCAAGCCTTTAGGGGGCTCTCCCGACGGCACTGCGAAGCCCCCGCGGGGAGCCGGCGCCGGGGCGCGCTCCGGGAACTTTTCAAAGGGCTCGAGTTGCGGGCCGTAGACGGGGGAACCCAGGACCTTCAGGGGGACGCCGCCACCGTACTTGCCCGAGGCCTCCTCCGCGGCCCCCGGAGGCTTCGGCCGGAACCCGTTGCCCCGACACTCGCCGTTGTCCGTGTTGGGGTAGGAGGCGCTGTCGGCCGCCGGGGCCTTGGCGGGCTCGTAGATGTACTTGCGGTAGCGGCCCTCCGCGCCCTCGTCGGCCGCCTTGCGCTTCAGCGACACTCCGGCCTCGGCACCCTGGAAGCCGTAGGAGGTGGGCGCTGGCCGGGGCGGCGCGGGCGCGGGCAGGGGCGTGGGCGCCGCCAGGCCGGAGGTCAGGTAGGGGGCCGACGGCGGGGCAGGCGGCGGCGGGAGGGCCCCGTAGCCTGGCTGCGCCGCGTAGCCCCCCGCGGGGTAGTTGTACAGAGGCCCCGAGGGGCCGTAGCCCGGCGGAGGCGGAGGCTGCAGGAGCGcagcggggggcggcgggggcagTGCGGTGCCGGTCTGCGCGCAGTAGCCAGGGGCCAGGTACCCCCCGCCGTAGCCCGCCCCGTACTCGGGCGCCACCGACGGGCCTCCGCACGCGTTGCCGGCGTAGAGGGGTTCAGGCAGGTTCCCGGCTAAAACCGGGGAGCCCCCGAGGCCCCCGGAGCCGCCCCCGCTACCGGACTTGGTTCCCGGGAGGCCCTCGTGGAGGGAGGCCAAGGGGTAGGGTGGTTCCGGCCCTGGCCAGGGCTCGGGGTCCCCCTTGGCGCCGTTGAGGAAGGCGGCGTCGCCATAGCCGCCCAGCGCTGGGCGCTCGTAGGGTGAATCCAGGACCCCTGAGTACTTCTCTGCATAGCGCTTGAGGAGGTTGGAGGCTGTGAGGGCAGAGATGTCGTCGTGTGCCCAAGCATAGTGGCAGCGCTGGCGACCTCCCGGGGGCAGCTCCAACTTGTGGGCTGGCGACGGGGTAGTGGAGGAGACATCCAGGTGCTGCTCTGGCCACTGGTTGAGGGGCTGGGCGTGTTCCGGTGTCCAGTGCATCTTCAACAGAGCTGTGGGCGAGACGGGGAGAAGCGGCTAGAGGGGTCGTGCAGGGCCTTTCAGAGCCCACCAGCCGCCAGCCCCAGGCAGCTTAGATGGCAGCTTGATCCACGCCGGTTTCCACCATCCACCACCCCCGTGCCACCCTCCAGGGCCTCCCTTCTGCAGGCACCACTAACTCAGTACTTGCCTTGGAGGGCACGTCCCAGGATTAAAACTGTGTGAAAATACTTTCCTTAGGTCTAGAAACGATATGTTTGACCCTGACTT harbors:
- the FIGNL2 gene encoding fidgetin-like protein 2, which gives rise to MHWTPEHAQPLNQWPEQHLDVSSTTPSPAHKLELPPGGRQRCHYAWAHDDISALTASNLLKRYAEKYSGVLDSPYERPALGGYGDAAFLNGAKGDPEPWPGPEPPYPLASLHEGLPGTKSGSGGGSGGLGGSPVLAGNLPEPLYAGNACGGPSVAPEYGAGYGGGYLAPGYCAQTGTALPPPPPAALLQPPPPPGYGPSGPLYNYPAGGYAAQPGYGALPPPPAPPSAPYLTSGLAAPTPLPAPAPPRPAPTSYGFQGAEAGVSLKRKAADEGAEGRYRKYIYEPAKAPAADSASYPNTDNGECRGNGFRPKPPGAAEEASGKYGGGVPLKVLGSPVYGPQLEPFEKFPERAPAPAPRGGFAVPSGEPPKGLDPGALELVTSKMLDCGPPVQWADVAGQGTLKAALEEELVWPLLRPPAYAGSPRPPRTVLLFGPRGAGKALLGRCLATQLGATLLRLRGTTLAAPGAAEGAHLLQAAFAAARCRPPSVLLISELDALLQARDDGVAAAAGALQAPLLACLDGGCGAGADGVLVVGTTSRPAALDEATRRRFALRFYVALPDGPARGQILQRALVQHGCALNERELAALVQGTQGFSGGELGQLCQQAAAGAGLPGLQRPLSYKDLEAALAKVGPRASPKDLDSYVEWDKMYGSGH